From a region of the Xyrauchen texanus isolate HMW12.3.18 chromosome 39, RBS_HiC_50CHRs, whole genome shotgun sequence genome:
- the LOC127632569 gene encoding protein disulfide isomerase Creld1 isoform X1: MPILCHTTATNAGNHRRINVINIHEGYTCVCREMSHSRMSFMSAVLCFALFHLILCQNCSENCKACGGIEKDQCLQCHTGFTLHDNMCVDIDECGTELGQCPYNTYCLNNHGFYECIGCDKACIGCVGGGAARCKKCAVGYRSSGMRCLDIDECSEEVLACPGFNVFCVNTEGSYQCQCAEGYTPKDNTCERNQPAAGEEKGFFDDIQEDEIEVLQQMFFGVVLCALATLAAKGDLVFTSIFMGAVAAMAGYWLSDKSDRVMDTLIRGR; the protein is encoded by the exons GGTAATCACCGACGGATTAACGTAATAAATATTCATGAG GGTTATACttgtgtgtgtagagagatgtCCCACTCTCGGATGTCTTTCATGTCTGCTGTGCTCTGCTTTGCCCTTTTTCATCTAATTTTGTGTCAGAACTGCTCAGAGAACTGTAAAGCATGTGGAGGAATAGAGAAAGACCAGTGCTTGCAGTGTCATACGGGATTTACCCTGCACGACAACATGTGTGTGG ATATTGACGAATGTGGTACTGAACTGGGTCAGTGCCCTTACAACACATACTGCTTGAACAACCATGGATTTTATGAGTGCATAG GATGTGACAAGGCTTGTATAGGCTGTGTGGGTGGAGGAGCTGCCCGTTGTAAGAAATGTGCTGTAGGATACAGATCATCAGGGATGAGATGTTTAG ATATTGATGAATGCAGTGAGGAGGtgttggcctgccctggtttcAATGTCTTCTGTGTGAACACAGAAGGGTCTTATCAGTGTCAGTGTGCAGAGGGATACACACCCAAGGACAACACCTGTGAGAGGAACCAACCAGCAG CTGGTGAAGAAAAGGGTTTTTTTGATGACATCCAGGAGGATGAAATCGAGGTTCTACAGCAAATGTTCTTTGGTGTGGTGCTGTGTGCATTGGCCACATTGGCGGCAAAAGGGGACCTGGTGTTTACCTCCATCTTCATGGGTGCTGTGGCTGCCATGGCTGGATACTGGCTCTCTGACAAGAGTGATCGAGTGATGGACACTCTCATAAGAGGGagataa
- the LOC127632569 gene encoding protein disulfide isomerase Creld1 isoform X3, with product MSHSRMSFMSAVLCFALFHLILCQNCSENCKACGGIEKDQCLQCHTGFTLHDNMCVDIDECGTELGQCPYNTYCLNNHGFYECIGCDKACIGCVGGGAARCKKCAVGYRSSGMRCLDIDECSEEVLACPGFNVFCVNTEGSYQCQCAEGYTPKDNTCERNQPAAGEEKGFFDDIQEDEIEVLQQMFFGVVLCALATLAAKGDLVFTSIFMGAVAAMAGYWLSDKSDRVMDTLIRGR from the exons atgtCCCACTCTCGGATGTCTTTCATGTCTGCTGTGCTCTGCTTTGCCCTTTTTCATCTAATTTTGTGTCAGAACTGCTCAGAGAACTGTAAAGCATGTGGAGGAATAGAGAAAGACCAGTGCTTGCAGTGTCATACGGGATTTACCCTGCACGACAACATGTGTGTGG ATATTGACGAATGTGGTACTGAACTGGGTCAGTGCCCTTACAACACATACTGCTTGAACAACCATGGATTTTATGAGTGCATAG GATGTGACAAGGCTTGTATAGGCTGTGTGGGTGGAGGAGCTGCCCGTTGTAAGAAATGTGCTGTAGGATACAGATCATCAGGGATGAGATGTTTAG ATATTGATGAATGCAGTGAGGAGGtgttggcctgccctggtttcAATGTCTTCTGTGTGAACACAGAAGGGTCTTATCAGTGTCAGTGTGCAGAGGGATACACACCCAAGGACAACACCTGTGAGAGGAACCAACCAGCAG CTGGTGAAGAAAAGGGTTTTTTTGATGACATCCAGGAGGATGAAATCGAGGTTCTACAGCAAATGTTCTTTGGTGTGGTGCTGTGTGCATTGGCCACATTGGCGGCAAAAGGGGACCTGGTGTTTACCTCCATCTTCATGGGTGCTGTGGCTGCCATGGCTGGATACTGGCTCTCTGACAAGAGTGATCGAGTGATGGACACTCTCATAAGAGGGagataa
- the LOC127632569 gene encoding protein disulfide isomerase Creld1 isoform X4 has product MCVDIDECGTELGQCPYNTYCLNNHGFYECIGCDKACIGCVGGGAARCKKCAVGYRSSGMRCLDIDECSEEVLACPGFNVFCVNTEGSYQCQCAEGYTPKDNTCERNQPAAGEEKGFFDDIQEDEIEVLQQMFFGVVLCALATLAAKGDLVFTSIFMGAVAAMAGYWLSDKSDRVMDTLIRGR; this is encoded by the exons ATGTGTGTGG ATATTGACGAATGTGGTACTGAACTGGGTCAGTGCCCTTACAACACATACTGCTTGAACAACCATGGATTTTATGAGTGCATAG GATGTGACAAGGCTTGTATAGGCTGTGTGGGTGGAGGAGCTGCCCGTTGTAAGAAATGTGCTGTAGGATACAGATCATCAGGGATGAGATGTTTAG ATATTGATGAATGCAGTGAGGAGGtgttggcctgccctggtttcAATGTCTTCTGTGTGAACACAGAAGGGTCTTATCAGTGTCAGTGTGCAGAGGGATACACACCCAAGGACAACACCTGTGAGAGGAACCAACCAGCAG CTGGTGAAGAAAAGGGTTTTTTTGATGACATCCAGGAGGATGAAATCGAGGTTCTACAGCAAATGTTCTTTGGTGTGGTGCTGTGTGCATTGGCCACATTGGCGGCAAAAGGGGACCTGGTGTTTACCTCCATCTTCATGGGTGCTGTGGCTGCCATGGCTGGATACTGGCTCTCTGACAAGAGTGATCGAGTGATGGACACTCTCATAAGAGGGagataa
- the LOC127632569 gene encoding protein disulfide isomerase Creld1 isoform X2, producing MPILCHTTATNAGNHRRINVINIHENCSENCKACGGIEKDQCLQCHTGFTLHDNMCVDIDECGTELGQCPYNTYCLNNHGFYECIGCDKACIGCVGGGAARCKKCAVGYRSSGMRCLDIDECSEEVLACPGFNVFCVNTEGSYQCQCAEGYTPKDNTCERNQPAAGEEKGFFDDIQEDEIEVLQQMFFGVVLCALATLAAKGDLVFTSIFMGAVAAMAGYWLSDKSDRVMDTLIRGR from the exons GGTAATCACCGACGGATTAACGTAATAAATATTCATGAG AACTGCTCAGAGAACTGTAAAGCATGTGGAGGAATAGAGAAAGACCAGTGCTTGCAGTGTCATACGGGATTTACCCTGCACGACAACATGTGTGTGG ATATTGACGAATGTGGTACTGAACTGGGTCAGTGCCCTTACAACACATACTGCTTGAACAACCATGGATTTTATGAGTGCATAG GATGTGACAAGGCTTGTATAGGCTGTGTGGGTGGAGGAGCTGCCCGTTGTAAGAAATGTGCTGTAGGATACAGATCATCAGGGATGAGATGTTTAG ATATTGATGAATGCAGTGAGGAGGtgttggcctgccctggtttcAATGTCTTCTGTGTGAACACAGAAGGGTCTTATCAGTGTCAGTGTGCAGAGGGATACACACCCAAGGACAACACCTGTGAGAGGAACCAACCAGCAG CTGGTGAAGAAAAGGGTTTTTTTGATGACATCCAGGAGGATGAAATCGAGGTTCTACAGCAAATGTTCTTTGGTGTGGTGCTGTGTGCATTGGCCACATTGGCGGCAAAAGGGGACCTGGTGTTTACCTCCATCTTCATGGGTGCTGTGGCTGCCATGGCTGGATACTGGCTCTCTGACAAGAGTGATCGAGTGATGGACACTCTCATAAGAGGGagataa